GATTTGTTAACGGTGTCGGCAATGCTAGGTAAGCAGCGGCCTACTTCATGGTAGAGGAAGTGCTGTAACAAATGTCCTCCGGCGAACTGCAACAATCGACCCCCGGAGCGCCGCAAGATCTGGAAGAAATGCTCACTGCTCTGCGCAATGAGGCGGAAGCAGGAGCATCTGGTGGATCTACCAAACCGGAGAGAAGCCACCCAGCTGTTGCATTTTACTGTGGTAAACGTGCTGTGCGACTGCAGGTAGTACCAGATGGCACAGACATTTCGCATTCTGAGGACTCCACACTGTATGTTATTTCCCTTCATCAAGCACTCCTCCCTGCCCACTACAATGATTCATTCAGCGAGGAGGAGCATTCGTTACGTCTTTCTAGCTCTGAGGGGCTTGAGTTGTTGCGCACTAACTGGGAACTCCTACTGTGGCTACTCATGCCCTCTGTACAAATTAGCGCTTCGTGCGACCCGATGGACGGGGCTGATGACTCCTCACCAATATCTTCATGGCGTGAATTGTGTTGTCCCTTGACATGGGAGGACTATAAATGTCTTCGACGACACGGTGTAATGGACCGCGTGCATTATAGTTACGTAGTGTTTCTGCGCTTCTACGGATGGCGGTTGCATAATGAGGAGAACGGAGTTCTTGACCGACATAGAAATTGGGAAGCAAGGTACAGATTACTCGTATCTCCGGATCAGTGCTGTAAGTGTTCGCTCGGAGGTGGTGTTGTTTGCGACGAAGTTGTCAGGCGTTGGACATGTGATGACGGGGTGCCTTGTCCCTACACCGCGCTAACCCGGATTTTAAAGGTGTTGCTGGAATTGTGCTTCAATCGATACGCGGTGAATTTGGTTGCATTCATCATTGAAGAAATGAGCAAGGGGCGCTTGCTGTTTTTGCAGCAAATACTGGAAAGTGTTTGGTTCCCAATTGTCGTGAACTCCAAGCAGGTTGCCGATACCGACAGGGATTACCTCAGTCGGAAGCTGCATTACCTCACTCACAGCGACTCCGACTAGGGACGGCGAACCTATTATAGCAGCTTGCATTGAGGCCAAGTCCCTATCCTTGCTGCAGTGGTGCCATTTCTCTTCCAGTGATTGGACCAACATTAACGCTAAGCGCTGGTGGCGTGCTTACGATCATGCACTGTGCTCTAGCTCTGCGATATTTGTGAATCTGGTGCAATAAGGTATTACGAATCTACTCCTTGTTCATGTAGATTTGGtcgcttcttcctctttcttttattccgTTGCCGTACGACTGGGATACTTCAGAGGCTTCAGAGTTGGAGGCATTTGTAGGAATAGGTCAAGGGTGAGTGTTGTAACGCCTGTGAGACAACACGTAGTCCCCAATATGGATTATCAGTTCTTGTGGGATGTGGAGTTTGTCTTTCCACTGGCTAGTTTGCTGCTTTCCTCAGCCATCACTTGGGTAGGTGCTCCCATTGTTTCGCGGTGGTTGCCCCATCTTCCACCggtggaagagaatgagcCCCGATTCACTCGAACACCGCGGAAAACCCGTACCAAGGGAGACTAAAAAGCTGCGTTGTTGCCaacttccccctccccccatcTTTCACATTCACATGTGCACGTTTGTGGGTGCCCCTTTGCGGAAGGGGCTCAGCGCTGACTACCCACACGAACCGCAGGAGTAAAGGGAAGTGCCTCATTTTTGTTCATGATCAGCCATGTCGTTGGCGCGCTTCTGTAGACATGTGTGTAACGTGGTAAgtattttgtgcttttgtatTTTGCGCTTCGAGGGCCTGCTACGCACGAAAAAAATACTCTCCTCTAAACTTCGATTCCTTATCTCTTGTGATGTCTTTACACTGTGCAGAAGGGGTAGCGAGTGTGGGGTACAGAAGGTGCTGTCGCATTGTAGCGTTTGCACGGTCGTTATCGCTGTTGTTCTGCGGCGATCCACCAAAACAATAGCCCACAACGAAGCGCAGGCAAGACAGTTGTTTGTTCagtttatttccttctctttgtcTGTTCAACTGTCTATAGTGCCACATGCACTGTTGTAAGGTTTTTTCGTTTCGCCTCACGGCAGGCCTTCTGCAGCAGCTGCCTATGCCGATGCCTCCGCCGCGACCAGGAGTAAGCGTCAACATGCAGCATGCGGTTGAAATAGAGGCGAAACGGCGGGTGGAGCTTGACGAGGCCACGCGCGCCCGGTACGTCGttgtgaaggaagaaactcGTGCTTCGGGGGACCGTGTCATTGGCATAGACCTCGGTACTACGAATAGCTGTATTTCATATATCGACAAGAAAACGAACATGCCAAAGATAATTCCATCTCCAACGGGGTCGTGGGTTTTTCCCACCGCAATTACGTTTGATAAAAGTCACAAGGTTCGCTTATATGGTGAAGAGGCCCGGGCCTGCGTACGGACGAGTGCGAGCGCGACGTTGTGCAGTGGAAAGCGCCTTATTGGCAGGGGTGTTGGTGAGTTGGGCCGCGTACAGTCCCAGCTCCATAAGACAAATATGGTTACGCTTAACGAACGGGGAGAGGTGGCAGTAGAAATTATGGGTCGCACCTATACAGTAACCCATATCATAGCCATGTTCCTGCGCTATCTGAAAAAGGAGGCAGAAAAATTTCTCAAGGAACCGGTGAATGCCGTTGTAGTGAGTGTTCCTGCATTCTTCACCCCACAACAGAAGGTAGCGACGGAGGATGCTGCACTTGCCGCGGGTTTTGATGTCCTGGAGGTAATTGACGAGCCATCCGCCGCTTGTTTGGCTCATACTGTTTTGCAGCGTAGTAATGCCTCAACAAGGGAACATCTATCGGGATCTAAGCGTATTGTACGTTCGCTGGTGTTTGATTTGGGCGGTGGCACACTGGACTGTGCTGTGATGGAAAATGATCGGCGACGGGGTACTTTTACACTTGTTGCGACACATGGTGACCCATTGCTTGGCGGCAATGATTGGGATGCTGTATTGTCTCAGCATTTTTCTGACCAATTTGAGCGTAAGTGGCGAGTACCTCTGGAGGACGCAGAAGGAAATGTGGGGCAAGGTGTAGCTACGTACCGCCAGCTCCTTCTTGAGGCTGAGAAGGCAAAGATTCATTTTACGCACTCAACGGAGCCATATTATGGCTACAATCGTGCATTTCACTTTTCAGAGAAGCTTCGTGACATTGTTCCACTCGAGGCCACGCTCACGCTTGAGGAATACATTGAACTAACCCGGCCATTGAGGGTTCGCTGCGTGGAATGCCTCAACAAGCTTTTCGACCACACAAGCATACGTCCAGCAGACATTGACAGTGTACTACTTGTGGGAGCCATGACACGTGACCCCCCAATACGCCATCTTCTGACAGAGTACTTTGGTCGACATGTGGAATCTGAAGCCTCGTGTCCTGCCGACTACGCTGTAGCCATCGGTGCCGCCGTCCGCGGTGCCATGCTTCAGGGTGGATTTGATGACTTATTGTCGAACACACGATTTGTCACGGGGACCGCACAAGCCTTGAAGCAGGGTGGTTTCCTGCGTCGCTGCTGCAATCGCATTGGATCCTTAGTCAGTAGCAGCGTTAATCCGAATGCCATTGGCCAGCGCTGGCGCGGGCGCGCAAAAGGGCTCTCTGATGAAGAAATAGCTAACTATGCAAAGGAGCTTGTTGAGTTTGAGGCAGCGTGCGACCGCCGGCTGCTGCTTGAAAGAGCAGAGAACGACGCAAACTTCGTGATGCGGCGTGTAACAGCCGATTCGAGCAAGCGGCAAGGGATGCAGGAAAAACGTGTGCGGCAGCTAAGTGAACAACTGAAGTTCTGGCAGTATATGGTGCACAACTTTCATGATCACGAAGACGAGTTACTACGAACGGTACGAGAATTGGAGCAAGCACTGGATGAATTGGAAGGGCTGGCAGAGGATAACACGTCGGGCCTCACAACCGCAGGGACAGTTGACTTCTCCTCAGTGACCCCTGTGAACCATTGCGAGGAAGAAGAGCGAGACTGCAGCAGTGTTTCTGCAGCATCAAGATCGGCACAGCTTAGGACGGCACATGGGGACGGAAAGCTGAAGGAGCGCACACAGGAcgaggagggggagaaacCGAAAGGTCGTAAAATCATGAGGCGAGCTGTACCGCTGCCAAGGGCAAGTGCAGAAGCGCAGGAATTGGTGGAGGCGGGGCATCCCGCACTGCGAGGTGCCGATGTTTCCATGACAGAGTCCACGAGAAGTGCATTTTTCGAGGCACAGGTGGAGGAACGGGCATGGCGGGAGCCACCAACACCGCCTGGTGAGCATGGCTCATGGCAGGAGGTGAAGCGTGCGGTTGACGCTGGTGAGCCCGTTGGGAGCCCAATTGGTCTTCAGGAGTTACAGCGCCCAATGACACATGAAGAGATGCTACAGGTACTTAACAATATCGCACCCATTGATGATCCGGTGAGCGAGGAGCACGCCAGGAAGAGGGACCACTCCATTGATATGCGAACCATGACTATTGTTGAGGGTGCCGTAGATATGGTCGCGCTGCAGGAACTACTTGAGGAAGAAGCCAAACGGGCAGAGGAGCTTCAGCGTGCTCAGAAGAAGGGTGAGAAGCAACTTGTAGCCGATACATCAGCCAAACTGTTCGCGATGGACTAGCGTGGAAGATTTACGAATGACGGTGTTGTCGTAGGTATCGGGGTAGGGCCGAttactctctctctgtgCTTGCTCCTCTTTATCTGCCTGCACCGGGTTTTCCCtcatagtttttttttaaaaaagagaccCAACGCGTCTTCCCAAGTTCTGTTAATGAGGAACATACGAATAGCGTAAATGCAGGTCCGCTCGGGACCATTGCATTCATTCAAAGGGCGCTTGGACAGGTTCTTCTGCCGTATATACGGCTCTGGAAGTGCAACTGACAGTTGTTTCCGCTAACACCCTCGTGTTTCTGCCTGAGTCTGATTTTTCGACCTTTCCCATCATCTTTTTCTGATTACGGATAAACGTTCAAACAAAACAGGTTAGCCGCTAAGAATGTCCGGTGAGAAGACGCACACCCTCAAGCAGGTGCAGACCTTCGGCAAGAAGAAAACGGCCATTGCGGTCGCCACGGTGACGAAGGCCCCGCAGTGTAACATTCGCATTAATGGTGTCCCCATATCTCAGATCCTTCCTGAGACGCTCCGTGCGAAGATCATGGAAGCTGTCAAGGTAGTGGGCGCTCGGTACTTTTCTCGCCTGCGCGTTGATGTGAGGGTTCGTGGCTCCGGTCAGGTCGCTCAGGCATACGCCGTCCGCCAGGCCATCGCGAAGGGTATCATCGCATATTACCAAAAGTACCACAATGAGATTGAGAAGGCTGCACTGAAAGACAAGTACTTGGAGTATGACAAGTTCCTCCTCATTGCGGATCCTCGCCGCTGCGAGCCCAAAAAATGGGGCCGTCACTCTGCCCGTACGCGCTTCACGAAGTCGTACCGTTAATCGCCTGCTGTATGACAGCGTATTGATGAGGTGGCGGCACGATATACACCCGGGTTGCGGAGTTGCCTTTATCAGTTGCATGTttttaatttctcttttaaCTGTTTGTTTCACTATTAATTTCTTATCTGCTTTCACACCCTTCTGTAATGGGGTGGTCGTCGCTGCCGTGTGTTGCCGCTTTCCTACACTGTCATTGGAAGTTGCGGTGATTTGCTTTCACCcctatttgtttgttttattttcaacttttttgttggttgctAGCACCCAAATGTCCGGTGAGAAGACGCACACCCTCAAGCAGGTGCAGACCTTCGGCAAGAAGAAAACGGCCATTGCGGTCGCCACGGTGACGAAGGCCCCGCAGTGTAACATTCGCATTAATGGTGTCCCCATATCTCAGATCCTTCCTGAGACGCTCCGTGCGAAGATCATGGAAGCTGTCAAGGTAGTGGGCGCTCGGTACTTTTCTCGCCTGCGCGTTGATGTGAGGGTTCGTGGCTCCGGTCAGGTCGCTCAGGCATACGCCGTCCGCCAGGCCATCGCGAAGGGTATCATCGCATATTACCAAAAGTACCACAATGAGATTGAGAAGGCTGCACTGAAAGACAAGTACTTGGAGTATGACAAGTTCCTCCTCATTGCGGATCCTCGCCGCTGCGAGCCCAAAAAATGGGGCCGTCACTCTGCCCGTACGCGCTTCACGAAGTCGTACCGTTAATCGCCTGCTGTATGCTCGTGCACTGGGTGCATACTTTCTTATTCAGATTTTTCGTCATTTCAGTCTCGTCATGTGactttaaattttaaaagaGTGACAGAACTACCGAGGTGGAGCTGGAGGCGCTGCACGGGAATTGTTTGCCATTAACGTGGCCCCCTCCCCCTCGATATGTGCCTCACTGTGTTCTATCTTATCTGCCTTCTTGTCATCCGGGCGCTGTTATCGGTCTTTTTCTTGAaaccctcttcttcttttcttcggttTTTGCCCTTGGTTACATGATGAGGTCCCGGTAGGAAGGCACCGCACAACTCAAGGAACtggtaaaagcaaaaacagaagaacaCGGCGAGAAAAGCATTCCCACATAAGCGGCCGGAGAGAAGTGTCTTCAAATAATCGCTACATAGATTTACTGACGTTGACATAATAATTTCAGACGCATAAACATATACAAAGTTATTCCACAGCCCCGTTCTGCAGTAGTTCGTTACCCATTTACAACGAAGCTCGCACTGGAGGGTGATTTGGGTGTTTTTACTGGAGTTGtaacgtttttttcttcgcgtGCGTCCTCTCAGGGTGCTGGTTGGCGGGACGAATACAAGCATAAACGAGACTCAGGTGAGATGTTTCGCGTTGTGTCGTTTGGTTCACTTATTCAGGACTCGCGTTTCTACTTCAAACGCAATGGCAGAGTGACAACAATGTATCCTGACGGCTACACCATCCAGAGACGCGTTTTTTCGAAGGGGAGGGGTACACGTGCCAAGATCACACTTCCCGGCGATGACGCTAAGAACGACCTGGGTGAGGTATACTACACCGCTACTATTAAGCGGAGGGACGATGGTGGTCCGTGTTTTCAAGTAGTACGAAGTGATAAGCCAGATGTTATCCACAGCGGTGATCAATGCTCCCCAGCGTGGCGCAAGGCCCTGGAAGCCGCAAAGCAGGACTTTCCCGATGCCCATAAAGAACTGGCGTATGTAGGATCTGATGACAAGGGTTGTATGATCGTCCAGGGTGCCATTCTGTTCGGGCTTACCGCAAAGCCTGTGGTGGACGAATTGAACAAGATGGCGAAGGCATTAAGCATAAATGAGTGGTTGAGCACTATATCGGCGGACACCAAATCATTGGGAGACCCGATAGGGAGCCCCATTCCCTCTTCATCTTCTCAGCCACGCAAGCCAAAGCAACAACTCGTCACGAGTTCACAACCCTCTCAGTCGTCCTCGTGGAAgacaaggggaaagaaaaacgtgGAGGCTCCTGAGGACGACGATGTACCGTATTGTGTCCGACTTTCCAATAGTGAAGTTAGTGCCTCTGTACCTTGTTCCATTTGCGGATCGACAACGCCATTTTGTCCAATAACGGGAAAACGGCATGACACAACGGGAAAGGgtggaagagggagaaagaagtCTGAGTTGACGGAAGGGGCCGTTGCTCCAAGTGAGCCAAccgggaagaaaaggggaaggaggaagaagcaaccccgtgatgatgatggagCGGAAGGCTCTCAAAATATGAGTGCTTCCAGTGGCGATGCGGTAAAGCGGCGGAGGACATCAGATGGAGCCACTGAAAAAGGCCCCTCCACCCGAGATGCGAAGCGACAAATGCTGCTGTTTGAAAACAACGGTAACGCAGTTGACGGGTCGTTGGCGAATGGAGAAGCACCCTATGCACCGCCCCCAGTACTGTTTCGGCCACCGCTTTCACCACCACAGTCGAAAGAGGCCCTGCGCGTTCTGCAGCGTACGCTACAGGCGTTGTCGGTCGTTCGAACACCATTTACCTCTTTGTTACAACTGCGTGAACCAGGCGTCAAGAAGACCACACACGCCAGCAGCAAGTCTGACAAGGGAGCCGGCTCTCAGGCAAATATTATTTCTGTTAATGGTGCCGACGCTGACGGAAATGATGCGGCTGCCGCTAGGAAACAAGCAGAAGAGGGAACGCAACACTTCCTTGACATCGTAGACATGGACAAAGGCACCCGGGCGAGACGTTACATAAAATTCATGAAACTGTACACAAGTGAGAGGACCAAAATGGATCTGTTGAAAAAGGCTGCTAACAGCAACCCAGACTCATCGTAGGGGCACTTAGGCTCAGTTGAAGAAATATCTATCGCCGAAGTGACCACTTGCTTATGTGCGCGCGTGTGTGACGGAAAgcatttgcattttttcccACGCGATATCTTGCAAGGACCGACGCGAAGGTTTTCATCAGCGGGAGAACAGCACAACGTGGTTAATAGGTTTGGTGCTTGCACCAGGGAAGCAGTTGATGCTGTACCACAGTAGTGGTTTAAGATCGGACAGTTAGCAAACGGAACGCTTCTCATTGACAGGTGAAGGTGGTGACGTTCGAGAAGGGTAAtgtgtggtggtggtggtgaatcCAACAGATGAAATAATTTAAcaattactattttttttaaaaaatatttgcGTCTTTGTCTTGCGGTACCCCACCTTAGGTTCCGTGGGAGCGAGTTTCGCAGATGAGTGAGGTAGCAGCACTTCACGTTGCGCCACCTGCCATGTGCCATAAAATTCTTCGTTTGGAGGAATTGGTATGCAGACGGAATGCTAAACGGTGTGGGTGCGTCTAATATTTCAATGTTTCTTAAATCATGTCCTACTCTGCCTCTTCATGTTTTCGGTTGTTCCAGCTGAACCgcagaagttttttttttttttaatcgcTGCGTAAAACCTTTGTACACCACTATTTTTctaatttattttcttctactATTCCCTCTCctatcttgtttttttttatttgactGGGTAGCTGAGCTTTGATGGCATTGGCTCAGTCATGTCGTCACTTTGCTGCGACGACGTACCGACAGTCCAAAATTACAGATCGCTTCCAGCTGTTAATAACTAAAAAGGAAATTGAATGTGACTACGTTGCGGTGGACGCCACTGCCCTCGTCGCTACGGGGTTACGTCTCGCAAAGAACGTTACAACTGAGCAGCGTCGCCATAAGGAAGTGGCGCGTCATGTAGTACAGTCAATACAACAGTTGTTGAAGAAGGTGCGTTGCAAGAAGTCTCTTCTTATAGCAATGGACGGAGCTGAGAATCTGCTCAAGGCGGATCGTACACGGGGTAGCAGTTTAACCCGAAAGGTGGAAAGTCGTCTGATGAGACTACCGGGAACTCCACTTATGCAGGCAGTGGAGGAACGTATCGTTCGTATGATGCCAGAGCGGCAGATATTACCCGGTGAAGTGGTGTTTGCCGGCACCTGTGTTCAAGGGTGTGTCGAGCAGAAGATGTCCGCTTGGGCACTTGATCTGGCGTCCCGAGACACCTTTAACGGCAGCAGCGATTCACTGAATTTGATTGGGGCCTCCGAGTTGTACCTTAATGTGTTGGCGCTGTCGCCCTTCTATAACGTATCGAGTGTGGTGCAAAATAACGCAGATTTGCGACATATACGACTGCAGGATATTTTGGAGTGGCTAGAGCTAGATAAGAAGgcgaaggaaggggagagtGTCACAATAGCCAAGATGAGAACGGATATTTTATTCCTCTTCATTATCGCTAACGGCGCCTCGGCAACTGAGCTGAATCCCATTCCTGCTGTTGGTTTCCATGAAATTGTTGATCGGTACATGAAGGTTCTCGCAGAAAACGGTGCTACGCCCCCTTCTCAAAGCGCGACCGCGAGCGCCCCAACTGCTTCAGCCAACCTCCCGGCCGCCCCaccatttctttttgaggATAGTCCGGGCAACACACTCCAACTGAATCTTCGCATGCTCTGTCGCATCATGCAGTTAGTGGCGCGTAAGGAGGCGCCAGCCCGTGTGGATGGTCTATCAGAAGCCTACTTGGAGCACGCCTTACAAACGCATGCAATGTTGTGCACTGGACAGGCACCCCAATGCACCTACTTGCCAGCAGCGGGTACAGGACAACTAGGCTCGACGGCGCCTAGTGCCGTGCAACTCGCAGGTCATCTTGCTGCATTATGCGCATCCACAGCACAACGCAATGCACGGTGTACTTCTCTGCAGCCCTCGCTGGTAACACCAGAAAAGGGATCGTGTGAGGAAGACAGTCCGGCAACAAAGCTGCCGCCGACACCCCCAACTAGCGCGGCCGCACCAGTTGAAGACAAGCCGCTGACAGCAGCTGAATACACCATTCTCTGTCAGTCGCTTCCCGCAGCTGTGGAAGGATTGATTCATCAGTACGTAGGCGTAGCGCCTAAGCCGGATGTTGGGAAGATGATTACAACGGCGACCACGGAGGAAGCCTACCGCCTTGTTCGGGAAGTGCTTTCTTATGCGAACCCTCTTCGACCGCATAAGTGCTTATGCCTTTCCCCATCTTATTGCTGGCTCCAGAATGAAAAGACGCAACTGTGGCGCTTCGAATATGTCGATATTGGTGTCAAAAGTCATGAACTGGGGACACGTCGGCAACTCAATGCTATGAAGGGTGTAACGCTTGAAGTGAACATGTCCCGTGATGGTCCTTCGCATTTTGATCCACTGAGCGGGACGTGGGAGCCAATTGCCAATTTCCCGTGCGGAGCGGACTGCGAATATGACAAACATACTGAAGAATACACATCTTCTCCTTCAGCTCCACAAACTGCAAAAGAGGTTGAAGCAGGACCAGTTAAGGCATCTTTAAAATTGCTGACATGGAATGTCATGTTTGATCGTTACAGCGGCAAACCAACTCCTTTAGGTATGCCTGGTATAGATTGGTGCTCCCCCAAGAGGTATCCCGTCATTGCCAAGATcatagaggaggaggatgcggATGTTGTTGGCATGCAAGAGGTGGAGCCTGTATTTTGGGAGTTCCTTTCCAAGCGGCCACTTATACGCCAAAGGTACTACTTTTCGTGCGGTCATATGAGTCCAGCTATTGCCCCGTGGGGGGTGCTGATGTTGATACACCGTCGGCGTCTTCCAGTACAGAGCATCAACTATCTTAACGTCCCTGCGTGGACTAATCATGTTTCTCTCATGCCGGTTGTGGGTCTGAAGATGGTGCACGGTACTGTACACATAGCTGCCGCACACTTACTCGCGCCATACACGAAGTCCCACGAGAACGCTCGTACTTCCCAGGATACCGCGTTACGCCATCACATGACGAAGACGTTGGGTGGCGGGGATGTGGTAACTATGGGAGATTTCAACGACTGGCCTACAAATGAATTTATTATGCCACATGAATCACAGTACGTGGACTGTTGGCCCGTTTTGCACCCCAACGACCCTGGAAAGACTATGGATGAAACAAACACCTTTTGTAAACTGAAAGTGGAGGAAATGTTTTTTGGCCGTTCCGACAAGGTGTTTCTGCGAAGCAGGCGGCTTGTGCCAGTCGAAGCTCATCTCGTCGGAACACGGAGTGTAAACGATGAGAACAACAACGCCGACGCACCCGCATATTTGTTCCCATCCGATCACTACGGCGTAAGTATAACGTTTTCATTGAAGTTACCGTAAGTTCAGATTGTTGGTGCCCTTTAGGGCGTTACCTTCTGAGTCTGTCGCGGTCATTTCCCGCTGTCGACTTATATTCACATATTTTTTACCTGTTTGAAATGGACACCACCCCTTCTTCTTGTAGTCGCGGGGCATTCGACATGAGGATGATTGTGTTTTGTCCAGTGGATGGAGTTCAACTCCAAACATAGCTTACTTCCGGGACCTTTCCTATCCTTcctgtctcttttttttttgtttacggTATCCTCCATTACTCTCCGTCCTCTTTCGTGGCGCCTATAGCAAAGACAACGTGAGGGTTAGTGCGTGAGACGCTGGATTTTCCTCTGTTGGTACTGAATCAGTCGAGAGATTGCGAAGGTTAGTGCGCTCACGCGTGCAAAGCGCAAACATTACCTAttaccaacagcaacatttgTGTTGGGGCAACTGtgcctttctttattttctggcGCAGCAGTCCCATACCTCCCCTGTTCACGAATGATGCAACGTTGCAGCACTTCACTGAGTCGCCTGTGCTTCCGCCGCTTATTGCGTACACCACTCCTTGTTTATTCTATACCACCAATTCGTGATGTGCCATCGGGGATAGCACACTGCCCATTGAGCTGCAGCATGCGTATGGTCACTTCTTCGAATGATGACGAGTTTGTGTTTGATCCTACTCTCAGTATCCAGAAGGACGCCGCGATACACACGGC
This sequence is a window from Trypanosoma brucei gambiense DAL972 chromosome 7, complete sequence. Protein-coding genes within it:
- a CDS encoding 40S ribosomal protein S16, putative; translation: MSGEKTHTLKQVQTFGKKKTAIAVATVTKAPQCNIRINGVPISQILPETLRAKIMEAVKVVGARYFSRLRVDVRVRGSGQVAQAYAVRQAIAKGIIAYYQKYHNEIEKAALKDKYLEYDKFLLIADPRRCEPKKWGRHSARTRFTKSYR
- a CDS encoding heat shock 70 kDa protein, putative, producing MHCCKVFSFRLTAGLLQQLPMPMPPPRPGVSVNMQHAVEIEAKRRVELDEATRARYVVVKEETRASGDRVIGIDLGTTNSCISYIDKKTNMPKIIPSPTGSWVFPTAITFDKSHKVRLYGEEARACVRTSASATLCSGKRLIGRGVGELGRVQSQLHKTNMVTLNERGEVAVEIMGRTYTVTHIIAMFLRYLKKEAEKFLKEPVNAVVVSVPAFFTPQQKVATEDAALAAGFDVLEVIDEPSAACLAHTVLQRSNASTREHLSGSKRIVRSLVFDLGGGTLDCAVMENDRRRGTFTLVATHGDPLLGGNDWDAVLSQHFSDQFERKWRVPLEDAEGNVGQGVATYRQLLLEAEKAKIHFTHSTEPYYGYNRAFHFSEKLRDIVPLEATLTLEEYIELTRPLRVRCVECLNKLFDHTSIRPADIDSVLLVGAMTRDPPIRHLLTEYFGRHVESEASCPADYAVAIGAAVRGAMLQGGFDDLLSNTRFVTGTAQALKQGGFLRRCCNRIGSLVSSSVNPNAIGQRWRGRAKGLSDEEIANYAKELVEFEAACDRRLLLERAENDANFVMRRVTADSSKRQGMQEKRVRQLSEQLKFWQYMVHNFHDHEDELLRTVRELEQALDELEGLAEDNTSGLTTAGTVDFSSVTPVNHCEEEERDCSSVSAASRSAQLRTAHGDGKLKERTQDEEGEKPKGRKIMRRAVPLPRASAEAQELVEAGHPALRGADVSMTESTRSAFFEAQVEERAWREPPTPPGEHGSWQEVKRAVDAGEPVGSPIGLQELQRPMTHEEMLQVLNNIAPIDDPVSEEHARKRDHSIDMRTMTIVEGAVDMVALQELLEEEAKRAEELQRAQKKGEKQLVADTSAKLFAMD
- a CDS encoding 40S ribosomal protein S16, putative produces the protein MFLISLLTVCFTINFLSAFTPFCNGVVVAAVCCRFPTLSLEVAVICFHPYLFVLFSTFLLVASTQMSGEKTHTLKQVQTFGKKKTAIAVATVTKAPQCNIRINGVPISQILPETLRAKIMEAVKVVGARYFSRLRVDVRVRGSGQVAQAYAVRQAIAKGIIAYYQKYHNEIEKAALKDKYLEYDKFLLIADPRRCEPKKWGRHSARTRFTKSYR
- a CDS encoding RNA-editing complex protein MP100 codes for the protein MALAQSCRHFAATTYRQSKITDRFQLLITKKEIECDYVAVDATALVATGLRLAKNVTTEQRRHKEVARHVVQSIQQLLKKVRCKKSLLIAMDGAENLLKADRTRGSSLTRKVESRLMRLPGTPLMQAVEERIVRMMPERQILPGEVVFAGTCVQGCVEQKMSAWALDLASRDTFNGSSDSLNLIGASELYLNVLALSPFYNVSSVVQNNADLRHIRLQDILEWLELDKKAKEGESVTIAKMRTDILFLFIIANGASATELNPIPAVGFHEIVDRYMKVLAENGATPPSQSATASAPTASANLPAAPPFLFEDSPGNTLQLNLRMLCRIMQLVARKEAPARVDGLSEAYLEHALQTHAMLCTGQAPQCTYLPAAGTGQLGSTAPSAVQLAGHLAALCASTAQRNARCTSLQPSLVTPEKGSCEEDSPATKLPPTPPTSAAAPVEDKPLTAAEYTILCQSLPAAVEGLIHQYVGVAPKPDVGKMITTATTEEAYRLVREVLSYANPLRPHKCLCLSPSYCWLQNEKTQLWRFEYVDIGVKSHELGTRRQLNAMKGVTLEVNMSRDGPSHFDPLSGTWEPIANFPCGADCEYDKHTEEYTSSPSAPQTAKEVEAGPVKASLKLLTWNVMFDRYSGKPTPLGMPGIDWCSPKRYPVIAKIIEEEDADVVGMQEVEPVFWEFLSKRPLIRQRYYFSCGHMSPAIAPWGVLMLIHRRRLPVQSINYLNVPAWTNHVSLMPVVGLKMVHGTVHIAAAHLLAPYTKSHENARTSQDTALRHHMTKTLGGGDVVTMGDFNDWPTNEFIMPHESQYVDCWPVLHPNDPGKTMDETNTFCKLKVEEMFFGRSDKVFLRSRRLVPVEAHLVGTRSVNDENNNADAPAYLFPSDHYGVSITFSLKLP